In Paenibacillus guangzhouensis, a single window of DNA contains:
- a CDS encoding ABC transporter ATP-binding protein → MSQSKQSSGAPLLEITNLKKHYPILGGIFRRQIGSVKAVEDLSLTLQSGETVGLVGESGCGKSTAGRTILRLTDPTAGSIRFEGQDVTSIRGEKLRQLRQNMQMVFQDPFASLNPKMMVGHIVSEPIRNYNRTPEKSLTEQTIQLLERVGLSAEAYYKYPHEFSGGQRQRIGIARSLALKPKLIVADEPVSALDVSVQSQVLNLLQDLQDEFRLTYLFIAHDLSVVKHISNRIGVMYLGSLVEIAATDSLYRSPLHPYTQALISAIPVPDPLKRKERIVLQGDVPSPANPPTGCAFHPRCVHATTICREVRPQLHQAAPGHQVACHLYTT, encoded by the coding sequence ATGAGTCAATCGAAGCAATCAAGCGGGGCGCCCCTACTTGAAATTACGAATTTGAAGAAGCATTATCCCATTCTTGGCGGCATTTTTCGCAGACAAATCGGCAGTGTAAAAGCTGTTGAGGACTTGAGCCTAACGCTTCAATCGGGCGAGACCGTCGGCCTTGTCGGCGAATCCGGCTGCGGTAAATCGACGGCAGGACGCACCATTCTGCGGCTAACGGATCCAACCGCTGGATCGATTCGCTTCGAAGGTCAAGACGTCACCTCGATCCGCGGGGAGAAGCTTAGACAACTCCGCCAAAATATGCAGATGGTCTTCCAAGACCCCTTCGCTTCCCTCAATCCGAAGATGATGGTTGGACATATCGTGAGTGAACCGATTCGGAACTATAACCGCACCCCAGAAAAGTCACTCACAGAGCAAACCATTCAGCTGCTTGAACGTGTCGGGTTATCTGCTGAAGCCTATTACAAATACCCGCATGAATTCTCCGGAGGGCAAAGGCAGCGTATCGGCATTGCACGTTCACTCGCGCTCAAGCCCAAGCTCATCGTTGCCGATGAACCTGTCTCGGCCTTGGATGTATCCGTCCAATCCCAAGTCCTGAATTTGCTGCAGGATTTGCAGGATGAATTCCGATTAACGTATTTATTTATTGCCCATGACCTTAGTGTCGTGAAGCATATCAGTAACCGCATCGGCGTGATGTATTTGGGCAGTCTTGTCGAGATTGCGGCTACAGACAGCCTGTATCGTTCGCCTCTTCATCCTTATACCCAGGCTTTAATCTCTGCGATCCCTGTTCCAGATCCACTGAAGCGTAAGGAACGCATCGTATTGCAAGGCGATGTGCCTAGTCCGGCCAATCCGCCAACCGGCTGCGCATTCCATCCGCGCTGCGTGCATGCGACAACCATCTGCCGTGAAGTTCGCCCTCAGTTACACCAGGCTGCACCTGGCCACCAGGTCGCCTGTCATTTATACACGACATAA
- the opp4A gene encoding oligopeptide ABC transporter substrate-binding protein, with protein MKKFLTLMLCTFLVISLLAACGSTKEATTEKKTENTTEQGKDATTENKTETKTEPTTEATNDQPKPGGKVTYGYGQPFKGLLESAFWQGQDDGLIISVLDDSLFKTGDDLKNYPNIASWTESPDHKTFKFTIKQGVKWHNGDELTVEDWKFALEVIAHKDYTGPRYSNVEMIQGVKEYHEGKAKEISGIKVIDPYNIEITVNKAAVNTLDNLWSSPMNKKYYEGVPVAKMDSSDQVRKKPIGLGPFKVKKIQPGEFVELERFDDYWQGKPYLDTIIYKVIDDKLATSLLEKGEIDYMSLPNSQYKEAEKLKNITLTKNDSLSYSYIGFSLGHWDKKQEKVVMDKPKFADKRLRQAMYYAIDVPGMIDAFSNGLGTPIYAPMPTVSWAKIPDDQITKYAYNPDKAKQLLDEAGYKDVDGDGFREDPKGKKFTINFDAMQGSEIAEPRAQYILQMWKDVGLNAKLNGGALKEFNLFYDSIQNDDPSVETFMGAWGLASDPDPSGLWTEKDAWNFPRWVNAESDKLIAEGIGEKAFDPEQRKQIYYQWQKIVNEEVPMIFLSAPQDVAAINNRLKGVHLNSFTSSNLLDAHLWWVTDGK; from the coding sequence ATGAAGAAATTTCTAACACTCATGCTCTGCACATTCCTCGTCATTTCGTTACTCGCTGCTTGCGGCAGCACGAAAGAAGCAACGACTGAAAAGAAGACAGAGAACACAACCGAGCAAGGGAAGGACGCAACAACGGAGAATAAGACAGAGACGAAGACGGAACCGACGACAGAGGCAACAAATGATCAACCCAAACCAGGCGGTAAAGTTACATACGGTTATGGCCAGCCTTTCAAAGGGCTTCTGGAGTCAGCCTTCTGGCAAGGGCAAGATGACGGCTTGATCATAAGCGTCCTAGATGACAGTTTATTTAAGACAGGTGATGACCTGAAAAATTATCCTAACATTGCGAGCTGGACAGAATCTCCAGATCACAAAACATTTAAGTTTACGATCAAGCAAGGCGTCAAGTGGCATAATGGCGACGAATTAACCGTCGAGGACTGGAAATTCGCACTGGAAGTGATCGCACACAAAGATTATACAGGCCCGCGTTACTCGAACGTCGAGATGATCCAAGGGGTAAAAGAATACCATGAAGGCAAAGCAAAAGAGATTTCTGGGATCAAAGTCATTGATCCGTACAATATTGAAATTACAGTAAATAAAGCAGCTGTCAATACACTCGATAACCTATGGAGCTCGCCAATGAACAAGAAGTATTACGAAGGCGTTCCTGTAGCCAAGATGGATTCCAGTGACCAAGTTCGTAAGAAACCGATCGGTCTTGGACCATTCAAAGTGAAAAAAATTCAACCGGGTGAATTCGTTGAACTCGAGCGTTTCGATGATTACTGGCAAGGTAAACCGTACCTCGACACGATCATTTACAAGGTGATTGATGATAAACTCGCAACATCTTTACTGGAAAAAGGCGAAATCGACTATATGTCGCTGCCTAATTCGCAATACAAAGAAGCTGAGAAGCTTAAGAATATAACACTCACCAAAAATGATTCCCTATCCTACAGCTATATCGGCTTCAGCCTTGGACATTGGGATAAGAAACAAGAAAAAGTTGTCATGGATAAACCAAAATTCGCAGACAAACGTCTTCGTCAAGCGATGTACTATGCGATTGATGTACCTGGCATGATCGATGCTTTCTCCAATGGCTTAGGTACGCCTATCTACGCACCGATGCCAACCGTGAGCTGGGCGAAGATTCCGGACGATCAAATTACCAAATACGCATATAATCCAGACAAAGCGAAGCAATTGCTCGATGAAGCTGGATACAAAGATGTGGATGGCGACGGCTTCCGCGAAGATCCAAAGGGTAAGAAATTTACTATTAATTTCGACGCCATGCAAGGTTCCGAGATTGCGGAACCACGTGCACAATACATTCTTCAAATGTGGAAAGATGTAGGTCTGAATGCGAAGCTGAACGGTGGCGCTCTCAAAGAATTCAACCTGTTCTATGACTCGATCCAAAATGACGATCCATCCGTTGAGACCTTTATGGGTGCATGGGGACTTGCAAGTGACCCGGATCCATCGGGACTATGGACGGAAAAAGATGCATGGAACTTCCCTCGTTGGGTGAACGCGGAATCGGATAAGCTGATCGCAGAAGGTATTGGCGAGAAAGCATTCGATCCAGAGCAACGGAAACAAATCTATTATCAGTGGCAAAAAATTGTAAATGAAGAAGTACCAATGATCTTCCTATCTGCGCCGCAAGACGTTGCTGCAATAAACAATCGTCTGAAGGGCGTTCATCTGAACTCTTTCACAAGCAGCAACTTATTGGATGCACACTTATGGTGGGTGACAGACGGAAAATAG